In the Campylobacter sp. MIT 12-8780 genome, one interval contains:
- a CDS encoding nucleotidyltransferase: protein MQAEICELNGLASKAKLGLDLLNLRYLCGSKALFKAVKETSTFYLQNHKLELANKLLSQLNHTQTPFIAQEFDIKKDFGGLDNYLLLRSLLLLFKNSPQSYALEFIDENELSELRLAMDFLLSLKSALNIEHSKDEDEFQLAKLDFLSKLMQKKDKKSVDAKKALLQKAMSSMQTSGIYALYLQKCIQNLLDKNENLSKIGHFKQDQKGVIYLDEHMQFQNASEFLAALNSLEDKPLEFDISVLMSLRRLRVQKDDFEELLKHFKQSLYRKHSFSLLKLFFDSSFLSIMLKPLASFRFLLSEEGAYSLDENALLCLKELELSFDEFECFKALNADETMILKLSVVMSAIEAENEVSLANIYRSYCAKLSLNADLVEFGLRVFKNFNAMKDIIEKEDIYNETIIFTLISRLENEKTLRLIHALTLINARVLHITHDFYFRSLEKLLLNALAGFEDVNYLDEIARRVKKEQTLKRSKVFLDQSSILQDKITHIVSNLFIIKNSFEDIVKIAKIAQQKDFSFSFNNEKNLILEMIALKQFDIASILNALSSLNLIFMSFFQLFDEKIYLKFEYSNTISDIQKQKLTQLLEQNLVHKNKIELKKPSIKKDELKFDLEYSKSYVKLNLNAKDQQGLMAFVMHEFKRFDLNLSAAKIQTIKGRTRNSFYFEKNENLLQNKDKLIKSLTSE from the coding sequence ATGCAAGCTGAAATTTGCGAGCTAAATGGACTTGCAAGCAAAGCAAAACTTGGACTTGATCTGCTAAATTTAAGGTATTTGTGCGGTTCAAAAGCCTTATTTAAAGCTGTAAAAGAAACAAGCACGTTTTATCTACAAAATCACAAACTCGAGCTAGCAAACAAACTTTTAAGCCAACTCAACCACACTCAAACGCCTTTTATCGCTCAAGAATTTGATATCAAAAAAGACTTTGGCGGACTTGATAATTATCTTTTGCTTCGTTCTTTGCTTTTGTTGTTTAAAAACTCCCCTCAAAGTTACGCCCTTGAGTTTATCGATGAAAACGAGTTAAGCGAGCTAAGGCTGGCTATGGATTTTTTGCTTTCTTTAAAATCTGCTTTAAATATAGAGCATTCAAAAGATGAAGATGAATTTCAGCTTGCAAAGCTTGATTTTTTAAGCAAACTTATGCAAAAAAAAGATAAAAAAAGCGTTGATGCAAAAAAGGCTTTGCTACAAAAAGCGATGAGTTCAATGCAAACAAGTGGAATTTATGCTCTTTATCTACAAAAATGTATTCAAAACCTGCTTGATAAGAATGAAAATTTAAGCAAAATCGGGCATTTCAAGCAAGATCAAAAAGGCGTAATTTATCTTGATGAACATATGCAGTTTCAAAATGCAAGCGAGTTTTTAGCCGCTTTAAATTCCCTTGAAGATAAGCCTTTGGAATTTGACATTAGTGTTTTGATGAGCTTGCGTCGTTTAAGGGTGCAAAAAGATGATTTTGAAGAGCTTCTTAAGCATTTTAAACAAAGTCTTTACCGCAAACACAGCTTTTCTTTACTCAAGCTTTTCTTTGACAGCTCCTTTTTAAGCATAATGCTTAAGCCCTTAGCTTCATTTCGCTTTTTACTTAGCGAGGAAGGAGCTTACAGCCTTGATGAAAATGCCTTACTTTGCCTTAAAGAGCTTGAGCTAAGCTTTGATGAGTTTGAATGCTTTAAGGCTTTAAATGCTGATGAAACAATGATCTTAAAGCTAAGTGTTGTGATGAGTGCGATTGAGGCTGAAAATGAAGTTTCTTTAGCAAACATTTATCGATCATATTGTGCAAAACTTAGCTTAAATGCTGATTTGGTAGAATTTGGCTTAAGAGTGTTTAAAAATTTTAATGCCATGAAAGATATCATCGAAAAAGAAGATATTTATAATGAAACCATTATCTTTACGCTCATTAGTCGTCTTGAAAATGAAAAAACTTTGCGTTTGATTCACGCTTTAACTCTTATCAATGCACGAGTTTTACATATCACGCATGATTTTTATTTTAGAAGTCTTGAAAAACTGCTTTTAAATGCTTTGGCTGGCTTTGAAGATGTGAATTACCTTGATGAGATCGCAAGAAGGGTAAAAAAAGAGCAAACCTTAAAGCGAAGCAAGGTATTTTTAGATCAAAGCAGTATCTTGCAAGATAAGATCACACATATAGTTTCAAACCTTTTCATCATCAAAAATAGCTTTGAAGATATAGTAAAAATTGCCAAAATCGCCCAGCAAAAAGACTTTAGTTTTAGCTTTAACAACGAAAAAAATCTCATCTTAGAAATGATAGCTTTAAAGCAATTTGATATCGCTAGTATTTTAAATGCGCTCAGTAGTCTAAACCTTATCTTTATGAGCTTTTTTCAGCTTTTTGATGAAAAAATTTATCTTAAATTTGAGTATTCAAATACCATAAGTGATATTCAAAAACAAAAACTCACTCAACTTTTAGAGCAAAATTTAGTGCATAAAAACAAGATAGAGCTAAAAAAACCAAGCATTAAAAAAGATGAGCTAAAATTTGATTTAGAGTATTCAAAAAGCTATGTTAAGCTCAATCTTAATGCCAAAGATCAGCAAGGCTTAATGGCTTTTGTAATGCACGAGTTTAAACGTTTTGATTTGAATTTAAGCGCAGCTAAAATTCAAACGATCAAAGGACGCACACGCAATAGTTTTTATTTTGAAAAAAACGAAAATTTATTGCAAAACAAAGATAAACTCATCAAATCCCTAACAAGCGAGTAA
- the glmS gene encoding glutamine--fructose-6-phosphate transaminase (isomerizing), producing MCGIVGYIGKKEKKELIISGLKELEYRGYDSAGLAVMKENELDFFKAVGKLENLSNKCKNFTSEGLGVAIGHTRWATHGKPTEINAHPHLGQYSCVIHNGIIENYKELKDKLESKGVSFLSQTDTEVIVALFEFYASTHEPFEAFKLTIKELKGAFAILLVSKKSPDCIYFAKNAAPLIIGKNASNELYFASGDAALIGHVDEVVYLEDLSYGKASPNSLEVYENNTLKNLHFSKLSQDKSYAQKDGFRFFMEKEIYEQSRVLSEVLMGRVEGESIVFDELKSEDLTAFDEITLCACGTSYHAALVASYLFERVAKIRARVEIASEFRYKEGIIKKNSLFIVISQSGETADTLEALKIAKEKGAKSFAICNVDNSSIVRLADLSILTRAGIEKGVASTKAFASQVLTLWLIVLYIAQKKQFNISKDIKALLHTPSVVVVQSKLHEKIHRLSKRYLDGHGFFYIGRDVFYPLALEGALKLKELSYLHAEGYPSGEMKHGPIALADTKLYTIALMPKNMLYDKTKSNVEELIARDSTLLCISPLEFDLSDDFIKTSEQEHYMCEFFEMMLITQLLALEISVRLGNDVDMPRNLAKSVTVE from the coding sequence ATGTGTGGAATAGTAGGCTACATAGGCAAGAAAGAAAAAAAAGAACTCATCATCAGCGGTTTAAAAGAACTAGAATATAGAGGCTATGATAGTGCTGGGCTAGCAGTGATGAAAGAAAATGAACTTGACTTTTTCAAAGCTGTTGGCAAGCTTGAAAATTTAAGCAATAAATGCAAAAACTTCACAAGCGAGGGCTTAGGCGTAGCCATAGGACACACGCGTTGGGCAACACATGGTAAGCCAACAGAGATCAATGCTCACCCTCATCTAGGGCAATATTCTTGCGTTATTCACAATGGCATTATAGAAAATTACAAAGAGCTTAAAGATAAGCTTGAAAGCAAGGGCGTAAGCTTTTTAAGTCAAACAGATACTGAAGTTATCGTGGCTTTGTTTGAATTTTATGCAAGCACACATGAGCCTTTTGAAGCCTTTAAGCTGACTATAAAAGAGCTAAAAGGGGCTTTTGCTATACTTTTGGTGAGTAAAAAAAGTCCAGATTGTATATATTTTGCTAAAAATGCTGCACCTTTAATCATAGGCAAAAATGCCTCAAATGAGCTGTATTTTGCTTCAGGTGATGCAGCTTTGATAGGACATGTTGATGAGGTGGTGTATCTTGAAGACTTAAGTTATGGCAAAGCTAGCCCAAATTCGCTTGAAGTATATGAAAACAATACGCTTAAAAACTTACACTTTAGCAAACTTTCTCAAGATAAATCCTACGCCCAAAAAGATGGCTTTCGCTTTTTTATGGAAAAAGAAATTTATGAGCAAAGCCGTGTTTTAAGCGAGGTTTTAATGGGACGTGTTGAGGGTGAAAGCATAGTTTTTGATGAGCTTAAAAGTGAGGACTTAACAGCCTTTGATGAGATCACTTTGTGTGCGTGTGGCACGAGCTATCATGCGGCTTTGGTGGCAAGTTATTTGTTTGAAAGAGTGGCAAAAATCAGAGCTAGGGTTGAAATAGCCAGCGAGTTTCGCTATAAAGAAGGCATTATCAAGAAAAATTCACTTTTCATCGTCATCTCTCAAAGCGGAGAAACAGCTGATACGCTTGAAGCTTTAAAGATCGCTAAAGAAAAAGGTGCAAAAAGCTTTGCGATTTGCAATGTAGATAATTCAAGCATAGTTCGCCTTGCAGATTTAAGTATTTTAACAAGAGCTGGCATAGAAAAAGGCGTAGCAAGCACCAAAGCCTTTGCTTCTCAAGTGCTTACCTTGTGGCTCATCGTTTTATATATAGCTCAAAAAAAGCAATTTAATATCAGCAAAGACATAAAAGCACTTTTACACACTCCAAGTGTGGTTGTCGTTCAAAGTAAGCTTCATGAAAAAATCCACCGCCTTAGCAAGCGTTACTTAGATGGGCATGGCTTTTTTTACATAGGACGCGATGTATTTTATCCTTTAGCTTTAGAAGGGGCTTTAAAGCTTAAAGAGCTTAGTTATCTGCATGCTGAGGGCTATCCAAGTGGAGAGATGAAGCACGGACCTATAGCCTTAGCTGATACCAAGCTTTACACCATAGCCTTAATGCCAAAAAATATGCTTTATGATAAAACAAAGTCAAATGTTGAAGAACTCATCGCAAGGGATTCAACCTTACTTTGTATCTCGCCGCTTGAGTTTGACTTAAGTGATGATTTTATCAAAACTTCAGAGCAAGAACATTATATGTGTGAGTTTTTTGAGATGATGCTCATCACTCAGCTTTTAGCTCTTGAAATTTCTGTGCGTCTAGGCAATGATGTGGATATGCCAAGAAATTTAGCCAAATCAGTTACGGTGGAGTGA
- a CDS encoding S8 family serine peptidase — MCLFKRAWVLFFVFTLKLFALSPFELHNVNEAHQSGITGNGIHISILDDAFNITHQSLKDRILGSVAYPSDQNGQSYTPNFLIDTHGSHVAGIALGSRLGGSEPYGAAYNASFYGVGIFGDNTHTNLPDIYNILKNKGEVKIVNNSWGSNIYPVVGFEYDLNKNLVQNTSIIDDANYAMKELTNPLAHTSGLYKLAQERKLLSIFAAGNEGVLSPNIQSVLPRYDESIRSWLAVGALDSEYITRQADGKLIIDGKGVADFSNGFKGAVNFSLTAAGVKINSVDANTNNSYTLKQGTSMAAPLVSGVAALVQEKFPFLNGAQIADVLLSTANKDYQAPKMVVKSIGEGSGASVKTTYTLVYIDQAVPATDAEKRADVDVLYNGLALNIGGVLQNYTDYIMNNLNTTQAAQQVSKEEIFGQGILDAQKALQGLSILDTNRLNLKDIQTHDNKQQAFYTLDTQGHTAEFSNDISQKTWDSNLHLSSALNSPAAQMQNITEVGLIKEGQGSLILSGTNSYQGDTIVRGGTLALYKRNDGSGGSLQSSVFVEQGGTLFVGERSDLNTDIKRLASTFSKAMPSTSSVILNQNLHNNGLLDIGGNGLAVLEVKGAYTQASLATLRLSFNTSGNSLLQANNYNIAQGASLVYVPIIAQISPSAQNIALNLGDLKHSLSQFNVSVANSSVFDFTLSPDKLVLNASTKANVYANYEGANASLARALRAMAMSGTLPASYTQFFGELNAMANNDYVKTLESIDNNDHLKNTARIRRIQERLGFENILLLLQENSEQISLNPSYTYVDDESYDGYGVGSKLEALKYVDERTFLAGFLNYAYNYSDFENSYIKAHLLSTGFTFKSDLDFVNVVSGVSLGFARNQLRRNIYNQDSRPKASYNNLLSSFHAGISKDLLLDEKLSFALVDSTLKLSPMIYGAYTFMYQDEIKENKALLSVNHKNKNYHSLSMSVGTNLSYTLSDAYDLNPSSGFNLFAFYEQRLLGNVLKNSASFYDFTGSNFNLKHKLDKSLIRIGANVRLGTDKTSFLLGFDDEISKNSNNINFNIKAQYQF, encoded by the coding sequence ATGTGCTTGTTTAAAAGGGCTTGGGTTTTATTTTTTGTTTTTACATTAAAGCTTTTTGCCTTAAGTCCTTTTGAACTTCATAATGTTAATGAAGCTCATCAAAGTGGCATTACAGGAAATGGCATTCATATAAGCATACTTGATGATGCCTTTAATATTACCCATCAAAGCCTTAAAGATAGAATTTTAGGTTCTGTAGCTTATCCTAGCGATCAAAATGGGCAAAGCTATACTCCAAATTTTTTAATTGATACTCATGGTAGCCATGTGGCTGGCATAGCACTTGGTTCAAGACTTGGAGGAAGTGAGCCTTATGGGGCTGCTTATAATGCAAGCTTTTATGGTGTTGGCATTTTTGGTGATAACACACATACAAACTTACCCGATATTTACAATATACTTAAAAACAAAGGTGAAGTAAAGATCGTAAATAATAGCTGGGGTTCTAACATATACCCTGTTGTGGGGTTTGAGTATGATTTAAATAAGAACTTAGTTCAAAACACAAGTATAATAGATGATGCAAATTATGCTATGAAAGAGCTTACAAACCCTTTAGCTCACACAAGTGGGCTGTATAAACTTGCTCAAGAAAGAAAGCTTTTAAGTATATTTGCAGCTGGCAATGAAGGTGTTTTATCGCCAAACATACAATCTGTTTTGCCAAGATATGATGAAAGTATTCGATCTTGGCTTGCGGTGGGTGCGCTTGATAGCGAGTATATCACTAGACAAGCTGATGGTAAGCTTATTATCGATGGCAAGGGCGTGGCTGATTTTAGCAATGGCTTTAAAGGAGCTGTAAATTTCTCCCTCACAGCAGCTGGAGTAAAGATTAACTCAGTTGATGCAAATACAAATAATAGTTATACTTTAAAACAAGGCACTTCTATGGCTGCACCTTTAGTCAGTGGAGTTGCAGCTTTGGTGCAAGAAAAATTTCCCTTTTTAAACGGCGCACAAATTGCAGATGTGCTTTTAAGCACGGCAAATAAAGATTATCAAGCTCCAAAAATGGTTGTTAAAAGTATTGGCGAGGGCAGTGGTGCAAGCGTTAAAACAACTTATACTCTAGTGTATATAGATCAAGCCGTGCCAGCAACTGATGCTGAAAAAAGAGCTGATGTTGATGTTTTGTATAATGGCTTAGCACTTAATATAGGTGGCGTGCTTCAAAACTACACAGATTATATAATGAATAATTTAAATACCACTCAAGCTGCTCAGCAAGTAAGTAAAGAAGAGATTTTCGGACAAGGCATACTAGACGCTCAAAAAGCTTTGCAAGGTTTAAGCATACTTGATACAAATCGCTTGAATTTAAAAGACATTCAAACACATGATAACAAACAACAAGCCTTTTATACCCTTGATACTCAAGGACATACAGCCGAGTTTAGCAATGATATCAGTCAAAAAACTTGGGATAGCAATTTACATTTAAGTTCAGCTCTTAACAGCCCAGCAGCACAAATGCAAAATATCACTGAAGTAGGCTTGATCAAAGAAGGACAAGGCTCACTCATCTTAAGTGGAACAAATTCTTATCAAGGCGATACTATAGTGCGTGGAGGTACTCTTGCTTTATATAAAAGAAATGATGGTTCAGGAGGAAGCCTTCAAAGTTCAGTTTTTGTAGAACAAGGCGGAACCTTATTTGTGGGCGAAAGAAGCGATTTAAACACAGACATTAAAAGGCTTGCGAGTACATTTTCTAAGGCTATGCCAAGTACAAGCAGTGTGATTTTAAATCAAAATTTACACAATAATGGCTTGCTTGATATAGGAGGTAATGGTTTAGCAGTGCTTGAGGTAAAGGGTGCTTATACTCAAGCAAGTTTGGCGACTTTAAGATTGAGCTTTAATACAAGTGGAAATTCCTTACTTCAAGCTAATAATTACAATATAGCTCAAGGTGCTTCTTTAGTGTATGTGCCTATAATTGCTCAAATTTCACCGAGCGCGCAAAATATTGCTTTAAATTTGGGCGATTTAAAACATTCTTTATCTCAGTTTAATGTAAGTGTGGCTAATTCTTCAGTATTTGACTTTACTCTTTCACCTGATAAGCTGGTTTTAAATGCAAGCACCAAAGCAAATGTTTATGCAAATTATGAAGGAGCAAATGCCAGTTTAGCAAGGGCTTTAAGGGCTATGGCTATGTCAGGAACTTTGCCAGCTTCTTATACTCAGTTTTTTGGCGAGCTTAATGCTATGGCAAATAATGATTATGTAAAAACCTTAGAAAGTATAGACAATAACGATCATCTTAAAAATACAGCAAGGATAAGAAGAATTCAAGAAAGATTAGGCTTTGAAAATATACTCTTGCTCTTGCAAGAAAATAGCGAGCAAATCAGCTTAAATCCAAGTTATACTTATGTTGATGATGAATCTTATGATGGATATGGCGTGGGTTCAAAATTAGAAGCTTTAAAGTATGTTGATGAGAGAACTTTTTTGGCTGGATTTTTAAACTATGCGTATAATTACAGCGATTTTGAAAACTCATATATAAAAGCTCATCTTCTTTCAACGGGTTTTACTTTCAAATCTGATCTTGATTTTGTAAATGTTGTGAGTGGTGTATCTTTGGGCTTTGCTCGAAATCAACTTCGAAGAAATATTTACAATCAAGACTCTCGCCCAAAAGCAAGCTATAACAACCTTTTAAGCTCTTTTCACGCAGGTATAAGCAAGGATTTGCTTTTAGATGAAAAGCTTTCTTTTGCTTTGGTTGATTCTACATTGAAACTCTCTCCTATGATTTATGGCGCTTATACTTTTATGTATCAAGATGAGATCAAAGAAAACAAAGCCTTGCTTAGCGTAAATCATAAAAACAAAAACTATCATAGTCTTAGTATGAGCGTGGGGACAAATTTATCTTATACATTAAGTGATGCGTATGATTTAAATCCAAGTTCAGGTTTTAATCTTTTTGCGTTTTACGAACAAAGATTACTAGGCAATGTGCTTAAAAATAGTGCTTCTTTTTATGATTTTACAGGTTCAAATTTTAATCTGAAGCACAAACTGGATAAAAGTCTTATCCGCATAGGAGCAAATGTGCGTCTTGGCACAGATAAAACTTCTTTTTTGCTGGGTTTTGATGATGAGATAAGTAAAAACTCAAACAATATTAATTTTAATATAAAAGCACAATATCAGTTTTAA
- a CDS encoding anthranilate synthase component I family protein, producing the protein MLSCSPIVYYKQLLKHYEYSYFAEDDNKVIIGIDPLFLDAKDMDLSQLKFEFYQESAKKPLCEYAGFFGVLAADFYTFFEKIDTPRLKNYDFPLFLFANARAYLVYEKHSKLYFEYGDKKYFECLKNEEIQDKTCKFEFKIENDLEAEKADFIAMIQKAKEYLASGDIFQVVLSKQLCIQSNVDSLSFYSELAKQNPSPYMFHFPSRYGVVVGSSPELVLSIKNKEIFIAPIAGTRNLDETSDKEALAKDLLSDEKELCEHRMLVDLARNDISKFGTKTRVENVFELVNYQYVMHIVSSVYAFLKDEASIFDAIGAIFPAGTLSGAPKIRALELISQLEGLNRGVYGGAIGFLNFNENVCLAIIIRSAFFTQNKAFIASGAGVVMKSEAEKEYAEIKAKRQSLIKSFEALRDK; encoded by the coding sequence ATGCTTTCATGCTCGCCGATTGTGTATTATAAACAACTTTTAAAGCATTATGAGTATTCTTATTTTGCTGAAGATGATAATAAAGTCATCATTGGTATTGATCCTCTTTTTTTAGACGCTAAAGATATGGACTTAAGTCAGCTTAAATTTGAGTTTTATCAAGAAAGTGCGAAAAAGCCTTTGTGTGAATATGCTGGATTTTTTGGGGTTTTAGCTGCTGATTTTTATACTTTTTTTGAAAAAATTGACACGCCTAGACTTAAAAATTATGATTTTCCTTTGTTTTTATTTGCCAATGCTAGGGCGTATTTGGTGTATGAAAAGCATTCTAAGCTTTATTTTGAGTATGGAGATAAAAAGTATTTTGAGTGCTTAAAAAATGAAGAAATTCAAGATAAGACTTGTAAGTTTGAATTTAAGATAGAAAATGATTTAGAAGCTGAAAAAGCTGATTTTATAGCCATGATACAAAAGGCTAAAGAATACCTTGCCAGTGGGGACATCTTTCAAGTCGTGCTTTCAAAACAACTTTGCATACAAAGTAATGTTGATAGCCTTAGCTTTTATAGTGAGCTTGCAAAGCAAAACCCAAGCCCTTATATGTTTCATTTTCCAAGCAGGTATGGCGTTGTGGTTGGTTCTTCACCTGAGCTTGTCTTAAGCATAAAAAATAAAGAAATTTTCATCGCGCCTATAGCTGGCACAAGAAATTTAGATGAAACAAGCGATAAAGAGGCTTTAGCAAAAGATTTACTCAGTGATGAAAAGGAATTGTGCGAGCATAGAATGCTTGTTGATCTTGCGCGTAATGACATCTCTAAATTTGGCACAAAAACTCGGGTTGAAAATGTCTTTGAGCTGGTAAATTATCAATATGTTATGCATATAGTTTCAAGTGTGTATGCTTTTTTAAAAGATGAAGCAAGCATTTTTGATGCTATAGGGGCTATCTTTCCAGCAGGCACCTTAAGTGGGGCTCCAAAGATTAGGGCTTTAGAGCTTATATCCCAACTTGAGGGGCTTAATCGTGGCGTGTATGGTGGGGCTATTGGCTTTTTAAATTTTAATGAAAATGTATGCCTAGCCATTATCATACGTTCAGCTTTTTTTACTCAAAATAAAGCTTTTATCGCAAGTGGGGCTGGGGTAGTGATGAAAAGCGAGGCTGAAAAAGAATACGCCGAGATCAAGGCTAAAAGACAAAGCCTCATTAAAAGCTTTGAAGCTTTAAGGGATAAATGA
- the trpD gene encoding anthranilate phosphoribosyltransferase, whose product MILLIDNYDSFVFNVKTMLTQLYEGEVKVVRNDMISLDELKALQPDFIVISPGPKHPKDSGISLELFKSGLDIPILGVCLGHQALGLAFNASISRLKQVAHGNTSTIKLKDQAYIFKDMPLSFEVMRYHSLVVEDLPQCLEALAYTEDGVLMAMRHKSLPYFGVQFHPESYFSEYGLKIFKNFLELKAEKKPEEKPKLTHFINKLQENTALTSLDFEKICKIIASKEYEPIQLAALLILITEKSLNEESLSALVRNILKYSQTFSDESEMIDIVGTGGDGFKSINVSTTTAFILGALGVKVAKHGNKAISSSSGSSDVLEALKINTYKSISKQKEVLDKLGLAFFHAPYFHSLVGEVREVRQKLGVKTVFNVLGPLLHPNLKLKYQLLGNYHEPVHKLLAEVLRVLGRKHALVVRGKDGMDEISICADTSVYELKDGEILYYEVSPEQFGFKRAFHSDIVGADASFNAKILLDTLAGKIKGAKFDIVVLNAMFALYTANKVENPMQAKDIVLEAIYSGRVLDFFHTYQEQLRTLHEN is encoded by the coding sequence ATGATTTTATTGATTGATAATTATGATTCTTTTGTATTTAATGTCAAAACCATGCTTACTCAGCTTTATGAAGGCGAAGTAAAAGTGGTGCGAAATGATATGATAAGCTTAGATGAGCTTAAGGCTTTACAGCCAGATTTTATAGTCATAAGTCCAGGACCCAAACACCCAAAAGATAGCGGCATAAGCTTAGAGCTTTTTAAAAGCGGTTTAGATATACCAATACTTGGCGTTTGTTTGGGCCATCAAGCCTTAGGGCTTGCTTTTAACGCGAGTATTTCAAGATTAAAGCAAGTTGCACATGGCAATACTTCAACAATCAAGCTTAAAGATCAAGCTTATATTTTTAAAGATATGCCCTTAAGTTTTGAGGTGATGCGTTATCATTCTTTAGTAGTTGAGGATTTACCCCAGTGCTTAGAAGCTCTTGCTTATACCGAAGATGGAGTTTTAATGGCGATGAGGCATAAAAGCTTGCCTTATTTTGGTGTGCAGTTTCACCCAGAGAGTTATTTTAGCGAATATGGGCTAAAGATTTTTAAGAATTTCTTAGAATTAAAAGCTGAAAAAAAGCCTGAAGAAAAACCAAAACTCACTCATTTTATCAACAAACTTCAAGAAAATACCGCCCTTACAAGCCTTGATTTTGAAAAAATTTGTAAAATCATCGCTTCAAAAGAGTATGAGCCTATACAGCTTGCTGCCTTACTCATCTTAATCACTGAAAAATCCCTAAACGAAGAATCCCTAAGTGCCTTAGTGCGTAATATCTTAAAATACTCACAAACTTTTAGCGATGAAAGCGAGATGATCGATATAGTAGGCACAGGAGGCGATGGTTTTAAGAGTATTAATGTCTCTACCACAACAGCTTTTATCTTAGGCGCACTTGGCGTAAAGGTAGCAAAGCATGGAAATAAAGCCATTTCAAGTTCAAGCGGAAGCTCTGATGTGCTTGAAGCCTTAAAAATCAACACATATAAGAGCATAAGCAAGCAAAAAGAAGTGCTTGATAAACTAGGACTTGCCTTTTTTCACGCTCCTTATTTTCACTCCTTAGTTGGCGAGGTAAGAGAAGTAAGACAAAAACTTGGGGTAAAAACCGTGTTTAATGTCTTAGGACCATTATTGCACCCAAATTTAAAGCTTAAATACCAGCTTTTAGGTAATTATCACGAGCCTGTGCATAAGCTTTTAGCTGAGGTTTTAAGAGTGCTTGGACGAAAACATGCCCTTGTAGTGCGTGGTAAGGACGGCATGGATGAGATAAGCATTTGTGCAGATACTAGCGTATATGAGCTTAAAGATGGTGAGATCTTATACTATGAAGTAAGCCCAGAACAATTTGGCTTTAAAAGAGCTTTTCACAGCGATATAGTAGGGGCTGATGCGAGCTTTAATGCGAAGATTTTGCTTGATACTCTAGCTGGGAAGATTAAGGGGGCTAAATTTGATATAGTGGTGCTTAATGCTATGTTTGCTCTTTATACAGCAAATAAGGTTGAAAATCCTATGCAGGCTAAGGATATAGTGCTTGAGGCTATTTATTCTGGTAGGGTGCTTGACTTTTTTCACACCTATCAAGAACAATTAAGAACCTTGCATGAAAATTAA
- a CDS encoding phosphoribosylanthranilate isomerase, with the protein MKIKICGIKERQNCEQIASLNIDYMGLIFAKSPRQVSFDLAQELSLIIRNSGKKAVGVFVDESDEFILKHASFLDVLQCYKKVSKDLYTQAKALKLELWQVISVDEKLKYDENINADLVLFDTKGKFKGGNGISFNWNLLQNYPKDFALAGGIGLDNIEQACKFKPKIIDINSRVENALGLKDKALIIQLLKKVGR; encoded by the coding sequence ATGAAAATTAAAATTTGTGGGATTAAAGAAAGGCAAAATTGCGAGCAAATTGCTAGCTTAAATATCGATTATATGGGGCTTATCTTTGCAAAAAGCCCAAGACAAGTAAGCTTTGATCTAGCCCAAGAGCTTAGCCTTATCATTAGAAATTCAGGAAAAAAAGCTGTTGGGGTTTTTGTTGATGAAAGCGATGAGTTTATACTCAAGCATGCAAGTTTTTTAGATGTCCTTCAGTGTTATAAAAAGGTAAGCAAGGATCTTTATACTCAAGCTAAAGCCTTAAAACTTGAACTTTGGCAAGTTATAAGCGTAGATGAAAAGCTTAAATATGATGAAAATATTAATGCTGATTTAGTGCTTTTTGATACTAAGGGTAAATTTAAAGGCGGTAATGGCATAAGTTTTAACTGGAATTTATTGCAAAATTACCCAAAAGACTTTGCCTTAGCTGGTGGCATAGGACTTGATAATATAGAACAAGCTTGTAAGTTTAAGCCTAAGATCATCGATATAAACTCAAGGGTTGAAAATGCTTTAGGCTTAAAGGATAAGGCTTTGATTATACAACTTTTAAAAAAGGTAGGACGATGA